In the Nitrosopumilus cobalaminigenes genome, TATATTCTTCAGATTCTCTATAAATGGAATCCCACTTTTCAATAATTCTAGAATATCCGTTAATTGAATTACTGTTGTTTAGAGCTCCAATTCGCTGAATGAACTTTAATGGTAAATTTCCAAAATCGTGCTCTTTAAAATATCTCTCATTTTTTGAAATAAATCCTATTGATGGTGTTTGCATACATATCATTTTTCCAAATGTGGATAAACTGTATAGTCTGTCTTGTTGCTTATCAATTAACCCTGTTTTCTCTAATCTGCCAAAATTTCTTGACACTTCTTGAATTGTGGCCTCTAATTGTTTTGCAATTTCACTAATTGATGATTGTTTTTTAAATAGGGCATAAATTATTTCTAATCTTTGGGTACTTGCCAATTCTAAAAAATATTTGGCAGTTAGTTCTTCATTTTCACTCATGCGATTTTCTTAGGAATCTTCTTCCATAAAAATAAAAAAAGAAACATTGTAATTTTAGATTTTTACTGCTTTTGTACCTTTATTGATTACAATGTATCCATGATACTCTTTTGGTTTTCTTGCTTTTGGGGCATCACTCATTTTAAATGACTTTGTACCCTTGACAGACAAAACCATTAGATCTCCTGCCAATTCTAATCTTTCAAGTTCTTCAGTCTTGAATGATTCTCCATTCCAACTGAGAGGGTCTGGTGTTGGACCAATGAGAACATCAGTTCCTTTGCCTACACTTCGCCTCACACTTGTTGGTTCGATATGTGTTGTAGCCATACACTAGATGTGGTAAAATCCTTCATATGATCTGCTGAGCTCTATTGTTGATTAGTAAGCTTTGATTAGTAATTGCATCTTTTGGTGACTACATTCACTATGTTTTTTGAAATTCTTTATTAAGATAATATTTTAATGATATTTTATCCTTGTCTGAAACTTCTATTAAAAAACCCTCTGGTAAAATCAACTATCTTTTTTTGATTAGCTTGTTTGTAGGGATTATTATTTATGGATATTACAATTCTATTGAACCTGACATAGATGCTGAAATTGATCTTTTTGAATGGCTTTTGTTGGCTGTTCATGTTGTTGCAACTACGATGGCTTTTATCATTGCAAAACAATTTTGGCATACTGGTCAAAAAGTTCTTCAAAATGCATATTTGGCTTTGGCCATTGGTATGTTGGGTAATCTTTTAGGTTGGGCTGGTTGGTTTTCTCTTGAAACTATGGGGGTTGAGAATCCCTATCCTGCTCCAAATGATCTTGGCTTTTTAGTTTGGCATGCTGGTGCATTAATTCACTTACGTTTAACAACACATAGATTTCAACCAAAACTTACGATAAAACAATTGTTTGTGTTATTTGTCATACCAACTTTTTTCCTTGTCTTCTATATCATGTCGTATAGTGGCGAAGCAATTTTTGTTGATGAAGAACATGGTTTTCAATTTAAGCCTGATAAAATCTATATTGAATTTTATGATGAATGTAATGAATTATGTTTCTATACTTCTATTACTTTTGTTTTTCTTAATCCTCTCATGCTTTCATATGCCTTAGTAGGATTTTCAGTTTTTAGAAAAGGCATTCTAGGTCCTGCTTGGATGTTGTTAATTATAGGAATTGGGTTGACCATATTTGCAGATATTCCATATTATTTCATGGAGCTTTATGGTGGTTTTGATAGAACTCATTGGTATACCATGTTTTATTTTGTCAGTCCATTAATCATAACTTATGCATTGTACAAACATAGAGATTTAATTCATTCTGAATAATTCTTTATAGATCTTTAAATAACATGTGAATTTAAAGCCATATGAAAATATGACAATGTATAATATTTTCAAGAATATGGGTGTGGGGGAAATTGGAGAAAAAATTATCGAAGAACGATAATTTCAGCTATCAGTCATTGTGCTCCACGTGTACAGAGTCCTGTTGCTATAGTGTTGACTGTCCTCCATTATTTCCAAATGATTTAAAAAAATTAGATAAGATTGGAAAGAATAATGGTGATTATGTCCAAATTCTAAAATTAAATGAAACTCAGCAATTAAAACAAATTAAAAGAAAACCAAATACAAATGAATGTGTTTTTTTTGATAAAGAAAAAAATGGTTGTGGCATTTATGAACATAGGCCTCTTGACTGTGAAATATACCCATTTGATATAGATGTAATTGATGGAGTGGCTTGGTGGGTGGTATATTCTTGTAATCCTCACTCTGATTGGAAATGGGCAGAATCATACTTGGAAAAATTTGAATGCCGATCAGAACTAATTGAATTGTTAAATTGTTCTGATATTTACCAAACATATCTTGCTATGGGATTTACTGATAAATCTAAACCAAAAATAACTATTCGTAAAGTAAAACTTCCGACTAACTTATTGAATACTCATTTAAATAATAAAAAAAT is a window encoding:
- a CDS encoding YkgJ family cysteine cluster protein, whose product is MCSTCTESCCYSVDCPPLFPNDLKKLDKIGKNNGDYVQILKLNETQQLKQIKRKPNTNECVFFDKEKNGCGIYEHRPLDCEIYPFDIDVIDGVAWWVVYSCNPHSDWKWAESYLEKFECRSELIELLNCSDIYQTYLAMGFTDKSKPKITIRKVKLPTNLLNTHLNNKKIK
- a CDS encoding helix-turn-helix transcriptional regulator, with protein sequence MSENEELTAKYFLELASTQRLEIIYALFKKQSSISEIAKQLEATIQEVSRNFGRLEKTGLIDKQQDRLYSLSTFGKMICMQTPSIGFISKNERYFKEHDFGNLPLKFIQRIGALNNSNSINGYSRIIEKWDSIYRESEEYIYNILIDAPYSIEMMDIIETKLKKNIKIKSIFSENVIVPKDRKKILKKYDFDKYIKNDTLEKKMTKNTKISITMNEKQAVVCFPFTNGEIDLSKGFYSSDENFHQWCLDYFRYCLFEGKRFREDIIN